One genomic segment of Photobacterium sp. DA100 includes these proteins:
- the cobO gene encoding cob(I)yrinic acid a,c-diamide adenosyltransferase, which yields MVDQTQKDSRYKARQQKVKAEIDAKVASAQEEKGLFLIITGNGKGKSTSGFGTIARAVGHGQKCGVGQFIKGTWDCGERALLEQHGVDFAVMATGFTWETQNKEADTAAAQATWAECKKMLGSDSYDVILLDELTYMVTYGYIELAEVIETINARPASQSVIVTGRGAHRELIEMADTVSEIRNIKHAFESGIKARKGVDW from the coding sequence ATGGTAGATCAAACCCAGAAAGACAGCCGCTACAAAGCCCGGCAGCAAAAAGTCAAAGCAGAAATAGATGCCAAAGTCGCCTCTGCCCAGGAAGAAAAAGGCCTGTTCCTGATCATTACCGGTAATGGCAAGGGCAAGTCCACGTCGGGCTTTGGCACTATTGCCCGTGCTGTGGGACATGGCCAGAAATGTGGCGTCGGCCAATTCATCAAAGGTACCTGGGACTGCGGTGAGCGTGCCCTACTTGAACAACACGGTGTCGATTTTGCGGTCATGGCCACCGGGTTTACATGGGAAACCCAGAATAAAGAAGCAGATACGGCAGCAGCCCAAGCCACCTGGGCGGAGTGTAAAAAAATGTTGGGAAGTGATAGTTATGATGTCATTCTTCTCGATGAGCTGACCTATATGGTGACCTATGGCTATATTGAACTGGCCGAAGTCATTGAAACTATCAATGCCCGTCCAGCCTCGCAATCGGTTATTGTTACAGGCCGTGGTGCCCATCGGGAACTCATTGAAATGGCTGATACTGTTTCCGAAATTCGCAATATCAAGCATGCCTTTGAAAGTGGAATCAAAGCACGCAAAGGCGTGGACTGGTAA